Proteins encoded within one genomic window of Glycine soja cultivar W05 chromosome 1, ASM419377v2, whole genome shotgun sequence:
- the LOC114417097 gene encoding uncharacterized protein LOC114417097, translated as MHTGMASLTQLHYKVHTSTFRRVHSRSQGLLKSGKLSQLQGSAFPSIHINQSCICCTKLTPWESSPVTYAPTDNQSDTFLPQSANIFETLESSKTAESPIANAEGVLETGSQPGLQFQFFKWPLWLLGPSILLATGMVPTLWLPISSIFLGTNIASLLSLIGLDCIFNLGATLFLLMADACSRPKSLTQDCKSKAPFSYQFWNIVATLTGFIIPLLVMFGSQKGFLQPQLPFIPFAVLLGPYLLLLSVQFLTEMLTWHWQSPVWLVTPVIYESYRVLQLMRGLKLGVELSAPAWVMHTIRGLVCWWVLILGLQLMRVAWFAGLAARTRKQQLSSDTSSANGDW; from the coding sequence ATGCATACAGGAATGGCTTCATTAACTCAACTCCATTATAAAGTACATACCTCCACTTTCAGAAGGGTGCATTCTAGAAGCCAAGGATTATTGAAATCTGGAAAACTATCCCAACTTCAAGGATCCGCCTTTCCTAGTATTCACATTAATCAATCCTGCATATGCTGCACGAAGTTAACTCCATGGGAGTCATCACCTGTCACATATGCTCCTACTGATAATCAAAGTGATACTTTTTTGCCGCAAAGTGCCAATATATTTGAAACTCTTGAATCTAGTAAAACAGCTGAGTCGCCAATAGCAAATGCTGAAGGGGTTTTAGAGACAGGATCTCAGCCAGGCCTGCAGTTTCAGTTTTTCAAATGGCCATTGTGGCTTCTTGGCCCTTCCATTCTCCTAGCAACAGGCATGGTCCCAACATTGTGGTTACCGATATCATCAATCTTTCTCGGCACCAATATAGCCAGCCTACTTTCCTTAATTGGACTTGATTGCATATTTAACCTCGGTGCAACCCTTTTTCTCCTCATGGCTGACGCTTGTTCACGACCAAAGTCTCTAACACAAGACTGCAAAAGCAAGGCTCCCTTCAGTTACCAATTCTGGAACATTGTTGCAACTCTTACCGGATTTATTATCCCATTGTTGGTGATGTTTGGATCTCAGAAGGGCTTTCTCCAGCCTCAACTACCTTTCATCCCATTTGCAGTTCTACTTGGTCcctatcttcttcttttgtcagTACAGTTTCTGACCGAGATGTTGACTTGGCATTGGCAATCACCAGTCTGGCTTGTTACCCCTGTCATTTATGAGTCTTACCGTGTGTTGCAGCTAATGAGGGGATTAAAGCTTGGGGTTGAGCTCAGTGCACCGGCATGGGTGATGCATACAATTAGGGGGCTGGTTTGCTGGTGGGTGCTAATTCTCGGTCTGCAGTTGATGAGGGTTGCTTGGTTTGCTGGCTTAGCTGCGCGAACTCGTAAGCAGCAATTGTCTTCTGATACTTCTAGTGCTAATGGTGATTGGTGA